The following are encoded in a window of Flavobacterium cupriresistens genomic DNA:
- a CDS encoding TonB-dependent receptor: protein MKTILSISAAKVQSSSSSKFFKMTHYKSFFLVLFSLFTSLTSFSQQQDSTKVNQLDDVLVSAVRVTTKTPVSFSNMSKKEIQFRNLGQDIPILMNYLPSVVTTSDAGNGMGYTGIRVRGSDATRVNVTINGIPYNDAESQGTFWVNMPDFASSVESLQLQRGVGTSTNGSGAFGASLNMLTDKYASKANGEISNSFGSFNSRKHTVKFSTGLLNDHFEIAGRLSALKSDGYVDRASSDLKSYFLQGTYVGKTTLIKALVFGGTEKTYQSWEGIDAKRLIEDRTYNPAGKFEDEAGNTRFYDNETDNYKQDHYQLHWSESISDKWSTNLAFHYTKGLGYFENYKDDEPVEGYGGILPTKMVENDNGDLVPGTDLIRQKWLDNDFYGTTFSVKYIDEKLDVIFGGGWNKYEGSHYGKVIWARNAGQTELGDRYYDDFSTKTDGNIFAKANYQLTDKLSFYGDLQYRKVTYKANSAETGLVDDHFNFFNPKAGLNFEINNKNILYFSYARANREPNRSDYEGGNVKPEKLNDFELGWRFNSDNVQLNTNFYFMGYKDQLVLTGQLNDVGAPLRANSGDSYRAGIEVDATLKLSEQWYIQPNITLSQNKNKDYHFTRDGALQNLGATNIAFSPEVIAGNRLTFIPIKDLQISLLSKFVGEQFMGNIDSDVSKLDSYFVNDLNVSYEIKPKKVFKSIMLSALVNNIFDLKYESNGFFYTYDIKDPVTSAVRTFDVSGYYPQAGINCLVGLTLKF, encoded by the coding sequence ATGAAAACTATTTTAAGTATTTCAGCTGCAAAGGTTCAAAGTAGCAGCAGTTCAAAGTTTTTTAAAATGACCCACTACAAGTCATTTTTCCTTGTTTTATTTTCTTTATTTACTTCTCTGACTTCTTTTTCGCAACAACAAGATTCGACCAAAGTCAATCAGCTTGACGATGTATTGGTTTCGGCCGTTCGTGTGACCACAAAAACACCGGTATCTTTTAGTAATATGAGTAAAAAGGAAATCCAATTTAGAAACCTGGGCCAAGACATTCCAATTCTTATGAATTATTTGCCTTCTGTCGTGACCACTTCTGATGCAGGAAATGGTATGGGATATACCGGAATCAGAGTACGTGGTAGTGATGCTACAAGAGTTAACGTTACGATCAACGGAATTCCGTACAATGATGCCGAAAGTCAGGGAACATTTTGGGTAAATATGCCCGATTTTGCTTCGTCGGTTGAGAGTTTGCAATTGCAGCGCGGTGTTGGAACTTCGACGAATGGTTCGGGAGCTTTTGGTGCCAGCTTAAATATGTTGACAGATAAATATGCTTCAAAAGCCAATGGAGAAATTTCAAATTCCTTTGGAAGTTTTAATTCCCGTAAGCATACCGTAAAATTCAGTACCGGGCTTCTTAATGACCATTTTGAAATCGCCGGACGTTTGTCGGCCTTAAAATCTGACGGATATGTAGACAGAGCAAGTTCTGATTTGAAGTCTTATTTTTTACAGGGTACTTATGTTGGTAAAACTACTTTAATCAAAGCCTTAGTTTTTGGAGGAACAGAAAAGACGTATCAATCATGGGAGGGAATTGACGCAAAAAGATTAATTGAAGATCGTACCTATAATCCTGCCGGAAAGTTCGAGGACGAAGCTGGAAATACTCGTTTTTATGATAATGAAACGGACAATTACAAACAAGACCACTATCAATTGCATTGGAGTGAATCGATTTCAGATAAATGGAGTACTAATTTAGCTTTTCATTATACCAAAGGTCTTGGTTATTTTGAAAATTATAAAGATGATGAGCCTGTTGAGGGTTACGGAGGAATACTGCCGACTAAAATGGTTGAAAATGATAATGGAGATTTAGTTCCCGGAACAGATTTAATTCGTCAGAAATGGTTGGATAATGATTTCTACGGAACCACTTTTTCTGTAAAGTATATAGACGAAAAACTGGATGTCATCTTTGGTGGTGGTTGGAATAAGTACGAGGGAAGTCATTACGGAAAAGTAATCTGGGCAAGAAATGCCGGACAAACAGAATTAGGAGACCGTTACTATGATGATTTTTCGACAAAAACGGACGGAAATATTTTTGCGAAAGCCAATTATCAATTGACGGATAAATTGAGTTTCTATGGTGATTTGCAATACAGAAAAGTGACTTATAAAGCGAATAGTGCCGAAACAGGTTTGGTTGATGATCATTTTAATTTTTTTAATCCAAAAGCGGGTTTGAATTTTGAAATCAACAATAAGAATATTTTATACTTTTCATACGCCAGAGCGAATCGTGAGCCAAATAGAAGCGATTATGAAGGTGGAAATGTAAAACCGGAGAAATTGAATGACTTTGAGTTGGGTTGGAGATTTAATTCAGATAACGTTCAATTGAATACCAATTTCTATTTTATGGGATATAAAGACCAACTTGTTTTAACCGGTCAGTTAAATGATGTAGGTGCTCCTTTGCGTGCCAACAGCGGCGATAGTTACCGAGCAGGTATTGAGGTTGATGCAACGCTTAAGTTGTCGGAACAATGGTATATTCAACCTAATATTACGTTGAGTCAAAACAAAAACAAGGATTATCATTTTACCAGAGATGGAGCTTTACAGAATCTGGGTGCAACCAATATCGCTTTTTCTCCTGAAGTAATTGCAGGTAATCGTTTGACTTTTATACCAATTAAAGACTTGCAAATTTCATTGCTTTCTAAATTTGTAGGAGAGCAATTTATGGGAAATATTGATTCGGATGTTTCAAAACTAGATAGTTATTTCGTAAATGATTTGAATGTTTCTTATGAAATTAAACCTAAAAAAGTTTTTAAATCAATTATGTTATCAGCATTAGTCAATAATATTTTTGATTTAAAGTATGAGAGTAATGGTTTCTTTTACACGTATGATATAAAAGACCCTGTTACTTCTGCTGTTAGGACTTTTGATGTATCGGGTTATTATCCTCAGGCAGGAATTAATTGCTTAGTAGGATTAACGTTGAAATTTTAA
- the greA gene encoding transcription elongation factor GreA codes for MSKVSYYTAEGLKKLKDELEHLKSVMRPKASQDIAEARDKGDLSENAEYDAAKEAQGLLEMRIAKLEEVYSNARLIDESQLDVSKALVLSNVKIKNQSNGMEMKYTLVAESEADLKTGKISVTSPIGKGLLGKSVGEVAEITVPNGVLKFEILEISRD; via the coding sequence ATGAGTAAAGTATCTTATTATACAGCAGAAGGATTAAAAAAACTAAAAGATGAATTGGAGCACTTAAAAAGTGTAATGCGTCCAAAGGCATCTCAGGATATAGCAGAAGCAAGAGACAAAGGAGATTTATCTGAAAACGCAGAATATGATGCCGCTAAGGAGGCACAAGGACTGTTGGAAATGAGAATTGCCAAATTAGAAGAAGTATATTCGAACGCCAGATTAATAGATGAATCACAATTAGATGTTTCTAAAGCATTGGTGCTTTCAAATGTTAAAATCAAGAATCAAAGCAACGGAATGGAAATGAAATATACATTAGTTGCAGAAAGTGAAGCAGATCTTAAAACCGGAAAAATTTCAGTAACATCTCCTATTGGAAAAGGTTTACTTGGAAAATCGGTTGGAGAAGTTGCTGAAATCACAGTGCCTAATGGTGTTTTGAAATTTGAGATTCTTGAAATCTCAAGAGACTAA
- a CDS encoding HIT family protein has product MSIFTKIVNGEIPAYKIAEDDNYLAFLDVNPNAKGHTLCIPKQEIDKIFEMEDELYLGLMKFSKKIAIALEKTVPCKRVGIAVVGLEVPHAHVHLIPLNEMDEMRFQNKVSLSKEEFEALAKSIQANL; this is encoded by the coding sequence ATGTCAATATTTACCAAAATAGTTAACGGAGAAATTCCGGCTTATAAAATTGCTGAAGACGATAATTATTTGGCTTTTTTAGATGTAAATCCAAACGCCAAAGGGCATACGCTTTGTATTCCAAAACAGGAAATCGACAAGATTTTTGAGATGGAAGACGAATTGTATTTAGGGTTAATGAAGTTCTCTAAGAAAATTGCGATTGCTTTAGAAAAAACAGTTCCGTGCAAAAGAGTCGGTATCGCTGTTGTAGGTTTAGAAGTTCCGCATGCCCATGTACATTTAATTCCTTTGAATGAAATGGATGAGATGCGTTTTCAAAACAAAGTATCGCTTTCTAAAGAAGAATTTGAAGCTTTAGCTAAAAGTATTCAGGCGAATTTATAA
- a CDS encoding sensor histidine kinase: MFFSERRNTTRWVIISISFLIISLILWNTYTFFQIFKNEERIKMKLLANAQIALINADENTDLELPLQISSNNNSIPVILTMYDKILTTRNVPETVLQDEKKSMAFLNGLKNENEPIVFEYAPGKYQKLYYGNSSLLNKLKYYPIALLLIIFLFGALIYNFYRSTKMAIQNKLWAGMAKETAHQIGTPLSSLIGWVEILKTEEIDQSITSEIEKDVERLQTITDRFSKIGSVPVLEVHDIVTETLNSYEYLQSRFSKQVAFSHQVPKEPILVSINPILHSWTIENLVKNAIDAMKGKGTLELQIEQDAHHVKINVKDSGTGIQKKQYKTIFEPGYTTKKRGWGLGLSLTKRIVEEYHNGKIKVLHSELGKGTTFQIQLNKKVQ, from the coding sequence ATGTTTTTTTCTGAAAGAAGAAATACTACCCGTTGGGTTATTATCAGCATCTCCTTTTTAATCATTTCTCTGATTCTCTGGAACACTTATACTTTTTTTCAAATTTTTAAAAATGAGGAAAGGATAAAAATGAAACTATTAGCCAATGCTCAGATTGCATTGATTAATGCGGATGAAAATACGGATCTCGAACTTCCGCTTCAGATTTCCAGTAACAATAATTCTATTCCCGTCATTCTTACGATGTATGACAAAATTCTGACTACAAGAAATGTTCCTGAAACAGTCTTGCAGGACGAGAAAAAATCAATGGCTTTTCTGAATGGTTTAAAAAATGAAAATGAGCCTATTGTCTTTGAATATGCTCCGGGAAAATATCAAAAACTATATTATGGTAATTCGTCTTTACTAAATAAGCTTAAATATTATCCGATTGCTTTATTGCTAATTATCTTTCTTTTTGGCGCTCTGATTTATAATTTTTACAGAAGTACCAAAATGGCCATTCAAAATAAATTATGGGCAGGGATGGCTAAAGAAACGGCACATCAGATTGGTACCCCTTTATCTTCTTTAATTGGCTGGGTTGAAATCTTAAAAACAGAAGAAATAGACCAATCGATCACATCAGAAATCGAGAAAGATGTGGAACGTCTCCAAACCATTACAGATCGTTTTTCAAAAATTGGATCCGTTCCTGTTTTAGAAGTTCACGATATTGTGACAGAGACTTTAAACAGTTACGAATATTTACAATCTCGTTTCTCTAAACAGGTTGCTTTTTCGCATCAGGTTCCAAAAGAGCCTATTTTGGTCTCCATAAACCCGATTCTGCACAGTTGGACTATCGAAAATCTGGTAAAAAATGCCATTGACGCCATGAAAGGAAAAGGAACTTTAGAGCTTCAAATTGAGCAGGACGCCCATCATGTAAAAATAAATGTAAAAGATTCCGGAACAGGAATTCAGAAAAAACAATACAAAACCATCTTCGAACCCGGTTATACGACTAAAAAACGCGGCTGGGGATTGGGACTTTCGCTAACGAAAAGAATCGTAGAAGAATATCACAATGGTAAAATAAAAGTTTTACACTCCGAATTAGGAAAAGGAACTACTTTTCAGATTCAATTAAATAAAAAAGTGCAGTAA
- a CDS encoding flavin reductase family protein, with the protein MITINPKEIPTAKLHGYLQSAVGPRPIAFASTISEKGIPNLSPFSFFNVFSANPPILVFSPSRRVRDNTIKHTLINAEATREVVINVVNYDLVQQTSLSSTEYGEGVNEFIKAGLTQIPSDLVKPYRVKESPVQFECKVTQIIPLGTEGGAGNLILCEVVKIHIHEAILDENGAIDQHKIDLVSRLGSNWYSRSNQGLFEVPKPLTTLGIGVDMIPDFIKESNVFDGNDLGKLGNIETLPTTEEVSIFVKENFSVKGVLSSDDVEKVHLEAKKYLNEDDITSAWKVLLAKK; encoded by the coding sequence ATGATTACCATTAACCCAAAAGAGATTCCAACAGCAAAATTGCACGGCTATTTGCAGAGTGCCGTTGGGCCGAGACCTATTGCCTTTGCAAGTACTATTAGCGAAAAAGGAATTCCGAATCTGTCGCCGTTTAGTTTCTTTAATGTGTTTAGTGCCAATCCGCCAATTTTGGTTTTTTCACCCTCAAGACGCGTGCGCGACAATACGATTAAACATACTTTAATCAATGCCGAAGCAACTCGTGAGGTGGTAATCAATGTGGTGAATTATGATTTGGTGCAACAAACTTCGCTTTCCAGTACAGAATATGGAGAAGGTGTAAATGAATTTATAAAGGCCGGATTGACACAAATTCCGTCAGATTTAGTAAAACCATATCGTGTAAAAGAATCTCCGGTGCAATTTGAGTGCAAAGTCACGCAGATTATCCCATTAGGAACTGAAGGTGGAGCAGGAAATCTAATCCTGTGTGAAGTAGTGAAAATTCATATCCACGAAGCTATTTTGGACGAAAACGGAGCAATCGATCAACATAAAATTGACTTGGTTTCAAGATTGGGAAGTAATTGGTATTCAAGATCAAACCAAGGACTTTTTGAAGTGCCAAAACCGCTAACAACTCTAGGGATTGGAGTAGATATGATTCCGGATTTTATCAAAGAAAGCAATGTTTTTGACGGAAATGATCTGGGCAAACTCGGAAATATAGAAACCTTGCCCACAACAGAAGAAGTTAGTATATTTGTAAAAGAAAACTTTTCTGTGAAAGGAGTTTTAAGCTCTGATGATGTGGAAAAAGTACATTTAGAAGCTAAAAAATACCTAAATGAAGATGATATAACATCTGCCTGGAAAGTGCTTTTGGCTAAGAAATAA
- a CDS encoding DUF3127 domain-containing protein, translated as MEVTGKVKVVNPEQQVSASFKKRELVVTTDEQYPQHILIEFTQDKCDLLSSYKQGEAVKVSINLRGREWVNPQGEAKYFNSIQGWRIERVGNEAPSQAPPMPSAETFAPATSINENEPDDLPF; from the coding sequence ATGGAAGTTACAGGAAAAGTAAAAGTGGTTAACCCGGAGCAACAAGTTAGTGCCTCATTTAAAAAAAGAGAATTAGTTGTTACTACTGATGAGCAATATCCACAACATATTTTAATCGAATTTACGCAAGATAAATGCGATTTGTTAAGTAGCTATAAGCAAGGAGAGGCAGTAAAAGTTTCTATCAATTTAAGAGGAAGAGAATGGGTTAATCCACAAGGAGAAGCTAAATATTTCAATAGTATTCAAGGTTGGAGAATCGAAAGAGTAGGTAACGAAGCACCTTCACAAGCACCACCAATGCCTAGCGCGGAAACTTTTGCTCCGGCTACAAGCATAAACGAAAACGAACCGGACGATTTACCTTTCTAA
- the aat gene encoding leucyl/phenylalanyl-tRNA--protein transferase, producing MYYMSKDLFFPPVSEADEEGILAIGGDLSPERLQLAYKSGIFPWFNEGEPIIWWSPDPRMVLFLDELIVSKSMRNILNRNQFKVTVNKNFKDVISNCQKIKRDGQNGTWISNEMIDAYCKLNEMGIAKSVEVWQDEVLVGGLYGIDLDHVFCGESMFSKVSNASKVAFIALVEYLKRANYKLLDCQVYNSHLESLGCREIDREEFMEILLKTSV from the coding sequence ATGTACTACATGTCTAAAGATTTATTTTTCCCGCCAGTTTCAGAAGCCGACGAAGAAGGAATTCTCGCTATAGGAGGAGATTTAAGCCCGGAACGCCTGCAATTGGCCTATAAAAGTGGAATTTTTCCTTGGTTTAACGAAGGAGAACCTATTATTTGGTGGTCACCCGATCCTCGAATGGTTTTGTTTCTCGATGAACTGATAGTGTCTAAAAGTATGCGGAATATTTTGAACAGAAATCAGTTTAAAGTTACCGTTAATAAAAATTTTAAAGACGTTATCTCAAACTGCCAGAAAATAAAACGGGACGGTCAAAATGGAACCTGGATTTCAAATGAAATGATTGATGCCTATTGTAAGTTAAACGAAATGGGAATTGCAAAATCTGTTGAGGTTTGGCAGGATGAGGTTTTGGTAGGTGGTTTGTACGGAATTGATTTAGACCATGTTTTTTGTGGAGAAAGTATGTTTTCAAAAGTGTCAAATGCATCCAAAGTAGCTTTTATTGCTTTGGTTGAATATTTAAAAAGAGCGAATTACAAACTTCTCGATTGTCAGGTTTATAATTCGCATTTAGAAAGTTTAGGCTGTAGGGAAATTGATAGGGAAGAGTTTATGGAAATATTGCTCAAAACTTCAGTTTAG
- a CDS encoding HesA/MoeB/ThiF family protein, which yields MSIIQEFLRYNRQTILPEIGDEGQEKIKNAKVLVIGAGGLGCPILQYIATAGVGTIGIVDFDTIEIHNLHRQILYTEDQVGQGKALTAKKKLEQLNPLITVVAFEEKLTAENAISLLSDFDIIVDGSDNFTTRYLVNDTCVSLGKTLVYGSILKFEGQLAVFNHMGSKNLRDLFPEMPDPKEVPNCNLNGVLGTLPGIIGTKMAHETLKLIIGLPTLKNELVLFDTLNWNFTKLKF from the coding sequence ATGAGCATCATACAAGAATTTCTACGCTATAACAGACAAACTATACTTCCTGAAATCGGCGATGAAGGTCAGGAGAAAATCAAAAACGCAAAAGTATTGGTGATCGGTGCGGGTGGTTTAGGCTGTCCAATTTTACAATATATAGCTACCGCAGGCGTGGGAACAATTGGCATTGTCGATTTTGACACCATCGAGATACACAATTTGCATCGTCAGATTTTGTATACCGAAGATCAGGTTGGACAGGGTAAAGCCCTAACCGCTAAAAAGAAACTTGAGCAATTAAATCCCCTAATTACTGTTGTTGCTTTTGAAGAAAAACTTACTGCCGAAAATGCCATTTCACTCCTCTCCGATTTTGACATTATTGTGGATGGCTCCGATAATTTCACTACCCGTTATTTGGTCAACGATACTTGTGTAAGCTTAGGAAAAACATTGGTTTATGGCAGTATTTTAAAATTTGAAGGACAGCTTGCCGTATTTAACCATATGGGGAGTAAAAACTTACGCGATTTATTCCCCGAAATGCCTGACCCAAAAGAAGTTCCAAATTGCAACCTGAATGGAGTTTTAGGAACATTACCTGGAATTATCGGCACTAAGATGGCCCACGAAACTTTAAAATTAATAATAGGACTACCTACATTAAAAAACGAATTGGTACTCTTTGATACCCTTAACTGGAACTTTACTAAACTGAAGTTTTGA
- the thiH gene encoding 2-iminoacetate synthase ThiH, which translates to MKTFKSVFKNYDWDTIQSRIYQTSTREVEQALAKTKRNLDDFLALISPAALPYLETMAQQCHELTKKRFGKTIQMYAPLYLSNECQNICTYCGFSLDNKIKRKTLSDAEIKLEVEALKKTGFDHVLLVTGEANYTVNINYFLNAITQIKEQFSIISAEVQPLSTEEYERLHDAGVYSILVYQETYHQEVYKKYHTKGKKSNFDFRLETPDRVGTAGIHKIGLGVLLGLEDWRTDSFFNALHIDYLQKKYWQTKYSVSFPRLRPAEGIIEPNFIMDDKDLTQLICAYRLWNEDLEISISTRENEKFRNNIIPIGTTSMSAGSKTNPGGYVVDPQSLEQFEISDERSAEEIAQVIKKSGYEPVWKDWDRTFSQTV; encoded by the coding sequence ATGAAAACATTTAAATCGGTATTTAAAAACTACGATTGGGATACCATTCAATCCAGGATATACCAAACTTCAACTCGTGAAGTCGAACAAGCATTGGCCAAAACCAAACGCAATCTGGACGATTTTCTGGCGTTGATCTCACCCGCCGCATTGCCTTATTTGGAGACCATGGCACAGCAATGTCATGAGCTCACCAAAAAACGTTTTGGGAAAACGATTCAGATGTATGCACCCTTGTATTTAAGTAACGAATGTCAAAATATTTGTACCTATTGCGGTTTTAGTTTAGACAACAAAATCAAACGAAAAACACTCTCAGACGCAGAAATTAAACTTGAAGTAGAAGCTCTAAAAAAAACCGGTTTTGATCATGTTTTACTAGTTACCGGCGAAGCCAATTATACGGTGAATATTAACTATTTTCTAAATGCCATCACCCAGATCAAAGAGCAATTTTCGATCATTTCAGCAGAAGTACAGCCACTTTCTACCGAAGAATACGAACGTTTACATGACGCAGGCGTTTACTCGATTTTAGTTTATCAGGAAACCTATCATCAGGAAGTTTATAAAAAATACCATACTAAAGGTAAAAAGTCAAATTTCGATTTCAGATTAGAGACTCCGGACAGAGTTGGAACGGCAGGAATTCATAAAATAGGATTAGGTGTACTATTAGGTTTGGAAGACTGGCGAACCGATAGTTTCTTTAATGCCTTACACATCGATTATCTTCAGAAAAAATACTGGCAGACAAAATACTCGGTTTCCTTCCCGAGATTGCGTCCTGCGGAAGGAATTATTGAACCTAATTTTATAATGGATGACAAAGACCTGACACAGCTGATCTGCGCTTACCGTTTATGGAATGAGGATCTTGAAATCTCTATTTCAACGCGTGAAAATGAGAAATTCAGAAACAACATCATTCCGATTGGGACAACGAGCATGAGTGCCGGCTCTAAAACCAATCCGGGTGGTTACGTTGTTGATCCGCAATCTCTGGAGCAATTTGAAATCAGTGACGAAAGATCCGCAGAAGAAATAGCTCAAGTCATAAAAAAATCCGGCTATGAACCGGTCTGGAAAGACTGGGACAGAACATTTAGTCAGACGGTCTAA
- a CDS encoding GxxExxY protein: MLENEISYRIRGSIFKVYNTLGPGLLESIYESALFYQLKKDGLKVVKQIDLPVKYDSIHLDILFRLDLLVEDKVIVELKSVEELKAIHFKQLATYLKLTNKKLGLLVNFNCMNILDNINRVVNKI; this comes from the coding sequence ATGTTAGAAAATGAAATTTCATATAGAATAAGAGGATCCATTTTTAAAGTATACAACACATTAGGACCAGGGTTGTTAGAATCAATCTACGAAAGTGCTTTATTTTATCAATTGAAAAAAGATGGATTAAAGGTCGTAAAACAAATAGACCTCCCCGTTAAATATGATAGTATTCATTTAGATATTTTATTTCGACTTGATTTGCTGGTTGAAGACAAAGTAATTGTAGAACTAAAATCTGTAGAAGAATTGAAAGCAATTCACTTCAAACAATTAGCTACATATCTAAAGTTAACCAACAAAAAACTCGGTTTACTAGTCAATTTTAATTGCATGAACATTCTAGATAATATTAACAGGGTAGTAAACAAAATCTAA
- a CDS encoding thiazole synthase: protein MQTSLFNIGDKTLTSRLFLGTGKFGSNLEMERAILASESELVTVALKRIDLETDTETILTHLKHPGINLLPNTSGARNAKEAIFAAQLAREALETNWLKLEIHPDPKYLMPDAIETLKATEELAKLGFIVLPYIHADPVLCKHLEDAGTAAVMPLGSPIGSNKGLKTIDFLEIIIEQSTVPVIVDAGIGAPSHAAKAMELGADAVLVNTAIAVAGNPELMAQAFKEAVIAGRKAFEAKLGKQYNHAIASSPLTSFLYD, encoded by the coding sequence ATGCAAACGTCGTTATTTAATATTGGTGATAAAACCTTAACCTCACGCCTGTTTTTAGGAACAGGGAAGTTTGGTTCCAACCTCGAGATGGAACGTGCCATTTTAGCTTCAGAAAGCGAATTAGTAACTGTTGCCTTAAAACGAATTGATTTAGAAACCGATACGGAGACTATTTTAACGCATTTAAAACATCCCGGAATTAATTTGTTACCCAATACATCGGGAGCCAGAAATGCCAAAGAAGCCATATTTGCCGCGCAATTAGCCCGTGAAGCATTAGAAACAAACTGGCTAAAACTCGAAATACATCCGGATCCTAAATACCTGATGCCCGACGCGATTGAGACCTTAAAAGCCACAGAAGAACTGGCAAAATTAGGTTTTATCGTTCTCCCTTACATTCATGCTGATCCCGTTTTGTGCAAACATTTGGAAGATGCCGGAACCGCTGCTGTCATGCCGTTAGGTTCCCCAATTGGAAGTAATAAGGGTTTAAAAACTATCGATTTCTTAGAAATAATTATAGAACAAAGTACTGTTCCCGTAATTGTAGATGCCGGTATTGGTGCACCTTCTCATGCCGCAAAAGCAATGGAATTAGGTGCTGACGCTGTTTTGGTGAATACCGCTATTGCCGTGGCAGGAAATCCTGAATTAATGGCGCAAGCTTTTAAAGAAGCCGTAATCGCAGGTAGAAAAGCTTTTGAAGCCAAACTGGGAAAACAATACAATCACGCAATTGCTTCCAGTCCTTTGACTTCTTTCCTATATGACTAA
- a CDS encoding thiamine phosphate synthase — protein sequence MYNKLQYISQGNTISKQLYNIHEALDSGCDWVQMRFKNQNTKNSFALAEAVKFLCEEYLANFIVNDNVYLAQQIAADGVHLGLSDTKIEEARAILGDTKIIGATANTFEDIQNHITNGCDYIGLGPLRFTTTKEKLSPVLGFEGYFKIFQKLKDNNSEIPVYAIGGVISTDIDRLMEIGVHGIAVSGLITKSDQKEKLIQQLNEKLYANVVI from the coding sequence ATGTACAATAAACTACAATACATCTCACAAGGAAATACAATCTCAAAACAATTGTATAACATTCACGAAGCACTTGATAGTGGTTGTGATTGGGTTCAAATGCGTTTCAAAAATCAAAATACTAAAAACTCTTTTGCGCTGGCTGAAGCAGTAAAATTTTTATGCGAAGAATATCTGGCCAATTTTATTGTAAACGACAACGTATATCTGGCACAACAAATTGCTGCCGACGGTGTGCATTTAGGTCTTTCGGACACCAAAATTGAAGAAGCAAGAGCCATTTTAGGAGATACTAAAATCATTGGAGCAACCGCTAATACATTTGAAGATATTCAAAATCACATTACAAACGGTTGTGATTATATTGGTTTGGGACCACTTCGATTCACCACGACAAAGGAAAAATTAAGTCCGGTTCTTGGTTTTGAAGGTTATTTTAAAATCTTTCAAAAATTAAAAGACAACAATTCTGAAATTCCGGTTTATGCTATTGGCGGAGTTATTTCTACCGATATCGACAGATTAATGGAAATTGGTGTTCACGGCATCGCCGTCTCCGGACTCATCACAAAAAGTGATCAAAAAGAAAAACTCATTCAACAATTAAACGAAAAATTATATGCAAACGTCGTTATTTAA
- a CDS encoding bifunctional hydroxymethylpyrimidine kinase/phosphomethylpyrimidine kinase, protein MSENRPYVLTIAGLDPTGGAGILADIKTFEQHQVTGFAISTANTIQTENQFHHIQWTDLSFVLRSIETLFENYKIKTVKIGITPSLPYLNRILSTIKLLSPTTKIVWDPVLKSTTAFEFMKVTADLDFHKILSKIDLITPNYNEIELLFPGFLSNNLWIKNEVPTTILLKGGHNPTKIGTDCLFLKNEIFELLPSEKKCFEKHGSGCILSAAIAANLALNQDEKEACINAKTYIETYLSSTSTLIGYHYVQ, encoded by the coding sequence ATGTCAGAAAATCGTCCTTACGTACTCACTATAGCCGGTTTAGACCCCACTGGAGGGGCAGGTATTCTGGCAGATATTAAAACTTTCGAACAACATCAGGTTACGGGTTTTGCTATTTCAACGGCCAATACCATTCAAACCGAAAATCAATTCCATCACATTCAATGGACTGATTTAAGCTTTGTACTTCGTTCTATAGAAACTTTGTTTGAAAACTATAAAATCAAAACCGTAAAAATCGGAATCACACCTAGCTTACCTTATTTAAATCGCATTCTTTCGACTATAAAACTGCTGTCTCCGACAACAAAAATTGTTTGGGATCCGGTTCTGAAATCAACAACAGCATTCGAGTTTATGAAAGTTACCGCTGATTTGGATTTTCATAAAATTCTATCCAAAATTGATTTGATTACACCCAATTACAATGAAATAGAACTTTTGTTTCCCGGATTTTTATCAAACAATCTTTGGATAAAAAACGAAGTTCCAACAACTATTTTACTCAAAGGAGGACACAACCCTACTAAAATCGGAACAGATTGTTTGTTTTTGAAAAATGAAATATTCGAATTGTTGCCTTCTGAAAAAAAATGCTTCGAAAAACACGGTTCCGGCTGTATTCTTTCGGCTGCTATAGCCGCAAATCTCGCATTAAATCAAGATGAAAAAGAAGCTTGTATCAATGCCAAAACCTACATAGAAACATACCTGAGTTCAACTTCAACATTAATCGGATATCATTATGTACAATAA